One genomic window of Gammaproteobacteria bacterium includes the following:
- a CDS encoding L,D-transpeptidase, which translates to MIIKIFAQTQQLLLLNDEKTIRSYTVSTAKRGLGEIRGSEMTPRGWHRVRAKIGTSAPINTVFVRRRPTGEIYSPPLATQQPGRDWILTRILWLGGLEPGVNRFGNVDTLKRFIYIHGCPDEEGLGVPLSHGCIRMSNSGILELFDLIPVGTRVLITEEDHAINKS; encoded by the coding sequence ATGATAATAAAGATTTTTGCCCAAACTCAACAACTTCTTCTGTTGAACGATGAAAAAACAATTCGCTCCTATACCGTCTCCACGGCCAAAAGAGGCTTAGGTGAAATTCGGGGAAGTGAAATGACACCGCGTGGTTGGCATAGGGTACGCGCTAAAATTGGCACATCCGCCCCTATCAATACAGTATTTGTCAGGCGGCGGCCAACGGGGGAGATTTATTCTCCTCCTCTTGCAACTCAACAGCCAGGAAGGGATTGGATTTTGACGCGTATTCTTTGGTTGGGAGGGCTGGAGCCGGGTGTTAATCGTTTTGGAAACGTAGATACGTTAAAACGCTTTATCTATATTCATGGCTGCCCAGATGAAGAAGGTTTGGGTGTTCCTTTGTCACATGGGTGTATACGTATGAGCAATAGCGGGATTCTTGAATTATTTGATTTAATACCTGTCGGGACACGTGTTTTGATTACTGAAGAAGATCATGCTATAAATAAATCTTAA
- the nagZ gene encoding beta-N-acetylhexosaminidase, whose product MTLGHVMLDLTSFELNQLEKELLRHPQVGGVILFTRNFESKKQLRYLIKDIRKINPECLIAVDQEGGRVQRFRDDFIPLPAFKSYGDLYEKNTSEAMTLAEKMAYAMACELLELGIDLSFTPVLDLAYGESEVIGDRSFHAHLDIVTRLGRVFIKGMHRAGMPATGKHFPGHGYVKADSHVTLPIDKRSLDTLWEQDMQPFRALNTQLDAVMPAHILYEDIDNHPPCFSRFWLQEMLRSKLNFSGVIFSDDLSMGGAHYIADYVQRAHSAFEAGCDMILICNHQDQAIRVLDEVELYQNPLSANRLHQFRKKEKLRGEICD is encoded by the coding sequence ATGACATTAGGGCATGTCATGCTTGATTTGACGAGCTTTGAGTTAAATCAGCTTGAAAAAGAACTATTGCGGCATCCTCAAGTAGGCGGCGTTATCCTATTTACTCGCAACTTCGAATCTAAGAAACAACTACGCTATCTCATCAAAGACATTCGCAAAATAAACCCAGAATGTCTCATAGCAGTGGATCAAGAAGGGGGGCGGGTTCAGCGATTTCGAGACGATTTTATACCCCTGCCGGCGTTTAAAAGTTATGGTGATCTCTATGAGAAAAATACCAGTGAGGCAATGACACTTGCCGAAAAAATGGCATATGCGATGGCCTGTGAATTACTTGAGCTGGGGATAGATTTGAGTTTCACGCCGGTTCTCGATTTGGCATATGGTGAAAGTGAAGTCATTGGTGATCGTAGTTTCCATGCTCACCTTGATATCGTCACGCGCCTTGGAAGAGTTTTTATTAAAGGTATGCATCGAGCTGGCATGCCCGCCACCGGCAAGCATTTTCCTGGTCACGGCTATGTTAAGGCAGATTCTCATGTGACCTTGCCCATTGACAAACGAAGTTTGGATACGCTTTGGGAGCAAGACATGCAACCCTTTAGGGCTTTAAATACTCAGCTAGATGCAGTTATGCCAGCCCATATTCTTTATGAAGATATCGATAATCATCCACCCTGTTTTTCACGTTTTTGGCTACAAGAGATGTTAAGATCGAAATTAAATTTTTCAGGTGTCATATTTAGTGATGACTTAAGCATGGGGGGAGCGCACTATATTGCAGATTATGTTCAAAGAGCCCACAGTGCATTTGAGGCAGGCTGCGATATGATTCTAATCTGTAACCATCAAGATCAAGCAATCCGAGTGTTAGATGAGGTGGAATTATACCAAAATCCCTTATCTGCCAACCGCTTGCACCAATTTAGAAAAAAAGAAAAATTACGTGGAGAGATTTGTGATTAA
- a CDS encoding DUF4870 domain-containing protein encodes MKTDEQKPTPTLTQQAPTTQETTWAMVCHLCGFAGFIFPFGNLIAPLVVWAMKREKMPYVDEQGKEAVNFQLSITIYYIIALVLMLIVIGLFLLPVIAVFHIIAMVMASIETANGKPFRYPLTMRFIR; translated from the coding sequence ATGAAAACAGACGAACAAAAACCTACGCCCACTCTCACTCAGCAGGCCCCCACGACCCAAGAAACTACGTGGGCCATGGTGTGCCATCTTTGTGGATTCGCCGGATTTATTTTTCCCTTTGGGAATCTTATCGCGCCCCTAGTAGTCTGGGCTATGAAACGTGAAAAAATGCCCTATGTTGATGAACAAGGCAAAGAAGCCGTGAACTTTCAGCTATCCATCACTATTTATTACATAATTGCGTTAGTTTTAATGCTGATTGTAATTGGATTGTTTTTGTTACCGGTAATAGCTGTCTTCCATATCATTGCGATGGTAATGGCCAGCATTGAAACCGCGAATGGCAAACCTTTCCGATATCCCCTGACGATGCGTTTTATACGTTAG
- a CDS encoding DUF1820 family protein: MTEAKPIYKVIFINQNNVYEIYAKNVAQSNLLGFIEVEELIFGEKSSVVVDPGEERLKSEFTSVKRSYIPIHSIIRIDEVIKEGVAKVKDLGDKANNITPFPTGIYPAPKERL; encoded by the coding sequence ATGACAGAGGCCAAGCCAATTTATAAAGTGATATTTATTAATCAAAACAATGTTTATGAGATTTATGCAAAGAATGTTGCTCAAAGCAATCTTCTAGGCTTTATCGAAGTGGAAGAGCTTATATTTGGAGAAAAAAGCTCAGTTGTCGTTGACCCCGGTGAAGAGCGCTTGAAAAGTGAGTTCACCAGTGTGAAGCGAAGCTATATCCCAATACATTCTATTATACGTATAGATGAAGTAATTAAGGAGGGTGTAGCAAAAGTAAAAGATTTGGGTGATAAAGCCAATAATATAACTCCCTTTCCCACAGGTATTTACCCCGCGCCAAAAGAACGTTTATAG
- a CDS encoding DUF924 domain-containing protein — MERAEDIIKFWFGKVEESAFPTANRTHIWFGHDAAVDDEIRSKFSYDLEKAVLGEYSDWEKNSRSSLALIILFDQFSRHIYRDTPLAFAQDHRALDLCLHGIERQYDHLISLIERAFFYFPLMHSENVEIQATSIRAYKILLDLSFPEAKGIFENFLDHSLQHFDIVKRFGRFPDRNQALGRISTEEEIKYLEKEYLQGDK, encoded by the coding sequence ATGGAGCGTGCTGAGGATATAATCAAATTCTGGTTTGGCAAAGTAGAAGAATCTGCGTTTCCTACCGCTAATCGGACGCACATCTGGTTTGGCCATGATGCCGCTGTGGATGACGAGATCCGATCTAAATTTTCATATGACTTAGAAAAAGCAGTGTTGGGTGAATATTCCGATTGGGAAAAAAATTCACGGTCTTCGTTAGCGTTGATTATTTTATTTGATCAATTTTCTCGCCATATTTATCGTGATACCCCATTAGCCTTTGCACAAGATCACCGCGCCCTTGATCTATGTTTGCATGGTATAGAAAGACAATACGATCATTTGATTAGCTTAATTGAGAGAGCATTTTTTTATTTCCCCTTAATGCATTCCGAAAATGTTGAAATTCAAGCGACTTCTATCCGTGCTTATAAAATTCTTTTAGATTTATCTTTCCCAGAGGCAAAAGGAATCTTTGAGAATTTTCTGGACCATTCCTTACAACATTTTGATATAGTAAAGCGTTTTGGTCGCTTCCCCGATCGAAACCAAGCGCTAGGACGCATCTCTACAGAAGAAGAAATCAAATATTTAGAAAAAGAATATTTACAAGGTGATAAATGA
- a CDS encoding sulfatase-like hydrolase/transferase: MLLQKRSWTLLKGVFCFLTLLILLLQFYFLSLKLPLDTAYTNKMAGFLTIFLHKLGSNFSLWKPLIAYVLAHIFIQTFLVIIIYWLAKELVKTSHVFERNLFLVGILLWLLCQTSIYLWNGYLFPYSYFSMKLPHHSPIYLAALIVTTSLLLIIVGLVLFRIIVSKPRGSIITLVVFFLGWSSLFLYKHYAAIYFFPTTQSPNIILIITDSLRPDYAKQSDRSIHVKNFIDNAAFFSNSLTLLGRSTPGLVSILTGAYPKNNGARFNLIPQHYLKLENSLSRVLKSQGYQTIFAADGRQFVNINADFGFDQVIAAQSGIYDFIFSLVNDTPLSNLLMNTVIGEILFPYNYANRNSYFTYLPGSFINLVDNRLINKSPGKPVLFIAALTVAHWPYVWAKQPNFESLAERYEDSVIQLDNQFGELLTLLKKRGLLQNSIIITLSDHGDSLGLPGDRITEEQNYRGPTPRLATITRFPYMKFTPGSALIGMDTSSGHGTDLLSMTQLQTTLAFRSSTGINPQTITQRVALIDVAPTLFDLLGITPKIPFDGVSLRPIMMGGSQLKNFDRPLFLESEIDIPLIDITAHRGASTFSRLINKYANLYDIDLTTQQLVLRDTAIAPLLSEKQRGIIEGKWLLVHFPGKNRLQTEVIPSDSPELKNCYYFFPATKNQGKISQMFCYKLSPTMPNFVLVNLETKQWQIFFQNEESQNPTFSLLLNKLKGFYGRDLSE; the protein is encoded by the coding sequence TTCTTACGATCTTTCTGCACAAACTCGGCAGCAATTTTTCACTCTGGAAACCACTCATTGCTTATGTATTAGCGCATATATTTATCCAAACATTCCTAGTTATTATTATTTACTGGCTGGCTAAGGAGCTCGTCAAAACTTCTCACGTGTTTGAGAGGAATCTTTTTTTGGTAGGCATTTTGTTGTGGCTGCTTTGTCAAACAAGCATTTATTTGTGGAATGGATATCTCTTTCCTTATTCATATTTTTCAATGAAGCTACCACATCACTCGCCTATTTATTTAGCGGCATTGATTGTGACGACCTCCCTCCTCCTTATTATTGTAGGCCTCGTGTTATTTAGAATAATAGTGAGTAAGCCCAGGGGGAGCATCATAACCCTCGTCGTTTTTTTCTTAGGTTGGAGCTCGCTCTTTCTGTATAAACATTATGCAGCTATTTATTTTTTTCCAACTACGCAATCTCCAAATATTATTCTTATTATCACTGACTCGCTCCGCCCTGATTATGCTAAACAAAGTGACCGATCAATTCACGTCAAAAATTTTATCGATAATGCGGCTTTTTTTTCCAACTCATTAACATTGTTAGGAAGATCAACCCCAGGTTTGGTTTCAATTTTGACGGGTGCGTATCCCAAAAATAATGGCGCAAGATTTAATCTTATCCCTCAGCATTACTTAAAATTAGAAAATAGTTTAAGTAGGGTTTTGAAATCTCAAGGTTATCAAACTATCTTTGCTGCAGATGGAAGGCAGTTCGTTAACATAAATGCAGATTTTGGATTTGATCAAGTCATTGCAGCACAATCAGGAATTTATGATTTTATTTTTTCGTTGGTGAACGACACTCCTCTTTCTAACCTGTTAATGAACACCGTCATAGGAGAAATATTATTTCCCTATAATTATGCGAATCGTAATTCATACTTCACCTACCTTCCCGGATCATTTATTAATTTAGTGGATAATCGACTTATCAATAAATCGCCAGGAAAACCTGTTTTGTTTATAGCCGCGTTGACCGTAGCACATTGGCCTTATGTATGGGCAAAACAGCCCAACTTTGAATCCTTAGCAGAACGATACGAAGATTCTGTGATACAACTAGACAATCAATTTGGCGAGCTTTTGACGCTTCTCAAAAAAAGAGGTCTGCTACAAAATAGTATCATCATTACTCTTTCTGATCATGGCGATTCCCTAGGTCTGCCCGGAGACAGAATAACTGAAGAACAAAATTATAGAGGTCCCACACCTCGACTCGCTACTATTACACGATTTCCTTATATGAAATTCACACCTGGCTCTGCGCTGATAGGGATGGATACTTCTTCAGGTCATGGCACCGATCTCCTCAGCATGACGCAATTACAAACGACGTTAGCATTTCGCTCTAGTACTGGGATTAATCCTCAAACGATTACTCAACGCGTTGCCTTAATAGATGTCGCTCCTACTTTGTTTGATCTGCTAGGCATAACGCCAAAAATCCCATTTGATGGGGTTAGCTTAAGACCTATTATGATGGGCGGGAGTCAGTTAAAAAATTTCGATCGACCTCTCTTTTTGGAATCAGAAATTGATATTCCTCTCATTGATATAACTGCGCACAGAGGCGCTTCAACATTTTCCCGTTTGATCAATAAATATGCTAATTTATATGACATAGACTTAACTACCCAACAATTGGTGTTACGCGATACTGCTATTGCTCCATTACTTTCAGAAAAACAACGCGGGATTATCGAAGGCAAATGGTTACTCGTTCACTTCCCTGGTAAAAATAGACTGCAAACCGAGGTCATACCCTCTGATTCACCAGAGCTTAAAAATTGTTATTATTTTTTTCCGGCAACAAAAAACCAAGGCAAAATTAGCCAAATGTTTTGTTATAAACTTTCACCTACCATGCCCAATTTTGTGCTAGTAAATCTTGAAACAAAACAGTGGCAGATTTTTTTCCAAAATGAAGAGAGCCAGAACCCGACCTTCAGTTTACTGTTAAATAAACTGAAGGGGTTTTATGGAAGAGATTTAAGCGAGTAG
- a CDS encoding hypoxanthine-guanine phosphoribosyltransferase has translation MKIPQDIQSILEKATCIYSKQEVEHALDRMALLITEEVSDLFPIFLCVVVGGMIPLGSLLMRMIFPLEINYIHATRYQGNTSGGEIAWKAKPTCPLADRTVVIVDDILDSGKTLSAIIKFCEDQGAKQVLTSVIVDKHHAREEGGLAQADFTGLTVDGDHYVFGYGMDYRGYLRNAPGIFAIAPEHR, from the coding sequence ATTAAAATTCCTCAAGATATTCAATCAATACTTGAAAAGGCCACCTGCATCTATTCTAAACAAGAAGTTGAACATGCTTTAGATCGAATGGCGTTATTAATTACTGAAGAAGTCTCTGACTTATTCCCCATTTTTCTTTGTGTAGTTGTGGGCGGCATGATTCCTTTGGGAAGCTTGCTGATGAGAATGATTTTTCCTTTAGAGATAAATTATATTCACGCTACCCGCTATCAAGGTAACACGTCGGGAGGCGAGATTGCCTGGAAAGCAAAACCCACTTGTCCTCTTGCAGACAGAACAGTCGTGATTGTCGATGATATTCTTGATAGCGGCAAAACGTTGTCAGCGATCATTAAGTTTTGTGAAGATCAAGGCGCGAAGCAAGTATTAACCTCTGTCATTGTAGATAAGCATCATGCTAGAGAAGAAGGTGGTCTAGCTCAGGCAGACTTTACTGGTTTGACAGTGGATGGTGACCATTATGTCTTTGGATACGGTATGGATTATCGCGGCTATCTTAGAAATGCCCCGGGAATTTTTGCTATAGCGCCGGAGCATCGTTGA